TCCCCACTGCTTAGCTTTTTCAAGCTCTTGGTCTGTGATTGTGTTTATATCCTTTGTAGATAAATAAAGCTCATAATCTATGATTTCTTTGATTTGACTTAAAAACCATTTATCTATGTGAGATAATTTGCTGACCTCATCTACGCTATAGCCTCTTCTAAAACCTTCCGCAATATACCAAAGCCTGTCTGGATTTGGCTTTATTATTTTTTCTTTTAATGTTTGCTCATCTATATTTTCCAATCCCATGTAGAATCCATATCTTCCAAGTTCAAGACTTCTTAATGCTTTTTGCAGACTTTCTTTAAACGTTCTTCCGATAGCCATAACTTCGCCGACGGATTTCATCATAGTTGTAAGGGTTGGGTCTGCTTCCGGGAATTTTGCAAAGTCAAATCTTGGTATTTTTACAACTATATAATCTATCGTTGGTTCAAAAGATGCAGGTGTTTTTTTAGTAATGTCGTTTGGCAGTTCATCAAGTGTGTATCCAACAGCGAGCTTTGCTGCAATCTTTGCTATTGGAAAGCCTGTAGCCTTTGATGCCAAAGCTGATGAACGGGAAACCCGTGGGTTCATCTCTATCACATAAAATTCGCCGGTTTTTGGATTTTGTGAAAACTGAACGTTAGAACCACCTGTCTCAACGCCAATCTCTCTCATTACCGCTATAGAGTAATTTCTTAAAATCTGATATTCTCTATCTGACAGCGTTATTGCAGGAGCAACTGTTATACTATCACCTGTATGAACGCCCATTGGGTCTAAGTTTTCTATTGAACAGATGATTACACAGTTATCATTTTTATCTCTCATAACTTCCATCTCAAACTCTTTCCAACCAATCACCGACTCTTCAAGTAGTACTTCATGAATTGGAGATGCATCAAGACCTGCTTTTACTTTTGGATAAAATTCATCTCTGTTATATGCTATACTGCCCCCTGTACCACCAAGTGTAAAAGATGGTCTTATGATTACCGGAAAGCCTATCCAATCAATAACTTCTTCAGCTTCTGCAATAGATTTTACTACTGCACTTTTTGGCATAGACAGACCGATATTTTCCATAGCTTTTTTAAATAAATCTCTATCTTCTGCTTTTTTTATGACTTCATACTTTGCACCTATAAGCTCAACGTTGTATTTATCTAAAATTCCTTTTTCATACAAATCTATTGCAAGGTTTAATGCTGTCTGTCCACCAAGTGTGGGAAGTATTGCATCAGGTCTTTCTTTTTCTATGATTTTCTCTAATACTGGTGTAATCAATGGTTCTATGTATGTTTTATCTGCTATGTTTGGGTCTGTCATGATGGTTGCCGGATTTGAATTTACAAGAATAACTCTATATCCTTCTTCTTTTAATGCTTTTGCTCCTTGTGTTCCTGAGTAGTCAAACTCTGCAGCTTGACCGATTATTATCGGACC
The DNA window shown above is from Sulfurihydrogenibium sp. and carries:
- the carB gene encoding carbamoyl-phosphate synthase large subunit — encoded protein: MPKRTDIETILLIGSGPIIIGQAAEFDYSGTQGAKALKEEGYRVILVNSNPATIMTDPNIADKTYIEPLITPVLEKIIEKERPDAILPTLGGQTALNLAIDLYEKGILDKYNVELIGAKYEVIKKAEDRDLFKKAMENIGLSMPKSAVVKSIAEAEEVIDWIGFPVIIRPSFTLGGTGGSIAYNRDEFYPKVKAGLDASPIHEVLLEESVIGWKEFEMEVMRDKNDNCVIICSIENLDPMGVHTGDSITVAPAITLSDREYQILRNYSIAVMREIGVETGGSNVQFSQNPKTGEFYVIEMNPRVSRSSALASKATGFPIAKIAAKLAVGYTLDELPNDITKKTPASFEPTIDYIVVKIPRFDFAKFPEADPTLTTMMKSVGEVMAIGRTFKESLQKALRSLELGRYGFYMGLENIDEQTLKEKIIKPNPDRLWYIAEGFRRGYSVDEVSKLSHIDKWFLSQIKEIIDYELYLSTKDINTITDQELEKAKQWGFSDRELARILKTTEEEIRKRRIEVSYKVVDTCAAEFEAFTPYYYSSYESLSGKVEDDNVITFRVSE